In one window of Candidatus Polarisedimenticolia bacterium DNA:
- a CDS encoding carboxypeptidase regulatory-like domain-containing protein, translated as MRTPSILLAGLVAAALLPWTSDWAQEITTGTITGKVTDPAGHGIPGAVVIATSASGTRTADTDAGGNYILPFLRPGAYSVRVEAPGGFTTVIRNDVTVGLSQRSQLNFTLEPGKTETVTVTGEAPLVDTKSTGASTNIRYDEFANSVPLGRSFTDTYAVAPGVVSGLGTGQGNYSIGGASGLENSYLIDGVNVTNTGYGGIGAYNIVYGSLGTGVTSEFLDEVQIKTAGFEAEYGRALGGIINTIVKSGTNDFKGSVAWYSTPGGARSDYTRVDLESGTSNLIHEDVQDFAFSAGGPIRKDKLFYFVALNPVVTTQRNQANSIVNPGFAAAQAGNPRFTDAALGFNVTDAQAFPSSIRELERTRTADNYALKFSWRPGPNHMIDLTFFGDPATGDRGFQRDTAPQFTDFATGGGQSEIEYGSNNGTLKWNGVISPKFFVEAQIGRHVGKFREDSDKDEIRYRDLRNNLEFRRGATSYSLDGTSGNTAPFLAPISPVVDFRGGVGFISNQDDKSTQYLIKFTHIAGNHEIKWGVEYDDIGYLDTGTYTGSSFNVQLPVSDDAGAPVDAFTCSGSSGTCSPGPDGVQDVVFVPTRGGAQVDVRNGTGDPTVAFDSANRFRVTRARMGPALPPTSAREYNAFIQDTWTIQPRVTLKLGLRATQETVGGSGRFSLPFATKVVDVDGVPTRIYQPGTSSYLPNRYSFTGNLAPRLGVVWDVQGNGKSKAYLNYGRYFERVPNDLAVRAFSNEVGVSLQEFNDSALTSARVAAGGLPPGSCVDGSGVASTCDPLGATFTQGVEPTTVVGGAKLPYEDEISGGYAFELTPTSSLEARLVYRTQGRALEDTQVNAIEQIQNFYYGVSYGFPYDPFGGVNGLDQGGGVGRSMAFPATVFGPYVLANPGTSKVPQGGLFPFPKPERTYEALEVIYNRRFSENWSLYANYRLSKLEGNYEGLFRNDNGQSDPNITSLYDFPSSPLLQSQFASGPLPSDARHVLHVYPSYVFPFKLRVGANVTWQTGVPRTSMLAHPIYQNAGEIPGKDPVYGYWADPGTGPIIRTTSSLSRALTDPDLLSNIFLYSYTPVRRGNLGRTPSVASLDLHADYPMDFGKSQLRIMFDVFNVTDSRKAMIYEDTVELTAGVTDPDFLKPIQFQVPRSFRLAARWEF; from the coding sequence ATGAGGACACCGAGCATTCTGCTGGCAGGGCTCGTCGCGGCGGCGCTGCTGCCGTGGACGAGCGATTGGGCGCAGGAAATCACCACCGGCACGATCACCGGAAAGGTGACCGACCCGGCGGGACACGGCATCCCCGGCGCGGTGGTCATCGCAACCTCCGCATCCGGAACGCGCACGGCCGACACCGATGCCGGCGGCAACTACATCCTTCCGTTCCTGCGGCCCGGAGCGTACAGCGTCAGGGTGGAGGCCCCGGGCGGCTTCACGACCGTCATCAGGAACGACGTCACTGTCGGCCTGAGCCAGCGGTCGCAGCTCAACTTCACGCTCGAGCCGGGAAAGACCGAGACGGTCACGGTCACCGGCGAGGCGCCCCTGGTCGACACCAAGTCCACGGGGGCCAGCACCAACATCCGCTACGACGAATTCGCCAACTCGGTCCCGCTCGGGCGCTCCTTCACCGACACGTACGCGGTCGCCCCCGGCGTGGTCAGCGGTCTCGGCACCGGCCAGGGGAACTACTCCATCGGCGGCGCGAGCGGCCTGGAGAACTCGTACCTGATCGACGGGGTCAACGTAACGAACACGGGGTACGGCGGGATCGGCGCCTACAACATCGTCTACGGATCGCTCGGCACGGGGGTCACCAGCGAGTTCCTGGACGAGGTGCAGATCAAGACCGCCGGCTTCGAGGCGGAGTACGGACGGGCGCTGGGCGGCATCATCAACACCATCGTCAAGTCGGGGACCAACGATTTCAAGGGGAGCGTCGCCTGGTATTCCACCCCGGGCGGGGCGCGATCCGACTACACCCGCGTCGATCTCGAGAGCGGCACCTCCAACCTCATCCACGAGGACGTCCAGGACTTCGCCTTCTCCGCCGGCGGCCCGATCCGCAAGGACAAGCTGTTCTACTTCGTCGCCCTCAACCCGGTCGTGACGACCCAGAGAAACCAGGCCAACTCGATCGTGAATCCCGGTTTCGCGGCGGCGCAGGCCGGCAATCCCAGGTTCACCGACGCGGCGCTCGGATTCAACGTCACCGATGCCCAGGCCTTCCCGTCGTCCATCCGGGAGCTGGAGAGGACGAGAACGGCCGACAATTACGCCCTCAAATTCTCCTGGCGGCCCGGCCCGAATCACATGATTGATCTGACCTTCTTCGGCGATCCGGCCACGGGGGATCGGGGCTTCCAGCGGGACACCGCCCCCCAGTTCACCGATTTCGCCACGGGAGGCGGGCAGAGCGAGATCGAGTACGGGTCGAACAACGGCACCTTGAAGTGGAACGGCGTCATCAGCCCGAAGTTCTTCGTGGAGGCCCAGATCGGCCGGCACGTCGGAAAATTCCGGGAGGACTCGGACAAGGACGAGATCCGCTACCGCGACCTGCGCAACAACCTGGAGTTCCGGCGGGGAGCGACGTCCTACAGCCTCGACGGGACCTCGGGCAACACGGCCCCCTTCCTCGCTCCGATCTCTCCCGTGGTGGACTTCCGGGGCGGCGTCGGCTTCATCAGCAACCAGGACGACAAGAGCACGCAGTATTTGATCAAGTTCACCCACATCGCGGGGAACCACGAGATCAAGTGGGGCGTGGAGTACGACGACATCGGCTACCTCGACACGGGCACCTACACGGGATCGTCCTTCAACGTGCAGCTGCCGGTCAGCGACGACGCGGGAGCTCCGGTGGATGCCTTCACCTGCTCCGGGAGCTCCGGGACCTGCTCTCCGGGGCCCGACGGGGTCCAGGACGTCGTCTTCGTCCCGACCCGGGGCGGCGCGCAGGTGGACGTGCGGAACGGAACGGGCGATCCGACGGTCGCCTTCGACAGCGCCAACCGGTTCCGGGTGACCAGGGCCCGGATGGGACCCGCGCTTCCACCCACCTCGGCCAGGGAGTACAACGCGTTCATCCAGGACACCTGGACGATCCAGCCGCGCGTCACCCTGAAGCTCGGCCTGCGCGCCACGCAGGAGACCGTGGGCGGCTCCGGGCGGTTCAGCCTGCCGTTTGCGACCAAGGTGGTCGATGTCGACGGCGTCCCGACGCGCATCTACCAGCCGGGCACTTCGAGCTACCTCCCCAACCGGTACAGCTTCACCGGCAACCTCGCCCCGCGCCTCGGCGTCGTCTGGGACGTCCAGGGGAACGGCAAAAGCAAGGCCTACTTGAACTATGGCCGCTACTTCGAGCGGGTCCCCAACGACCTGGCGGTGCGCGCCTTCAGCAACGAGGTGGGTGTCAGCCTGCAGGAGTTCAACGATAGCGCCCTGACCTCGGCCCGCGTCGCGGCGGGGGGGCTCCCTCCCGGCTCATGCGTCGACGGCTCCGGCGTGGCCAGCACCTGCGATCCGCTGGGGGCCACGTTCACGCAGGGGGTCGAGCCGACGACGGTGGTCGGGGGGGCGAAGCTGCCGTATGAGGACGAGATCTCGGGCGGCTACGCCTTCGAGCTGACGCCGACCTCCTCCCTCGAGGCGCGCCTGGTCTACAGGACGCAGGGGCGCGCGCTCGAGGACACGCAGGTCAACGCCATCGAGCAGATCCAGAATTTCTATTACGGGGTCTCCTACGGCTTCCCGTACGATCCGTTCGGGGGAGTGAACGGCCTGGACCAGGGGGGCGGGGTGGGCCGGAGCATGGCGTTCCCGGCGACCGTCTTCGGTCCGTACGTGCTGGCCAACCCGGGGACCAGCAAGGTGCCGCAGGGAGGGCTCTTCCCGTTCCCCAAGCCGGAGCGCACCTATGAGGCGCTGGAGGTGATCTACAACCGGCGCTTCTCGGAGAACTGGTCGCTCTACGCCAACTACCGGCTGTCCAAGCTCGAGGGAAACTACGAGGGGCTGTTCCGCAACGACAACGGCCAGAGCGATCCGAACATCACCTCGCTCTACGATTTCCCCAGCTCCCCGCTGCTGCAGAGCCAGTTCGCGTCGGGACCGCTGCCGTCCGACGCGCGGCACGTACTGCACGTCTATCCGAGTTATGTGTTCCCCTTCAAGCTGCGGGTCGGAGCGAACGTCACCTGGCAGACCGGCGTGCCGCGCACCTCGATGCTGGCCCACCCGATCTACCAGAATGCCGGGGAGATCCCGGGGAAGGACCCGGTGTACGGCTATTGGGCCGATCCCGGCACCGGCCCGATCATCCGGACGACCTCGTCGCTTTCGAGAGCCCTGACCGATCCGGACCTGCTGAGCAACATCTTCCTGTACAGCTACACCCCGGTGAGGCGCGGCAACCTGGGACGGACGCCGAGCGTCGCCTCCCTCGACCTGCATGCCGACTACCCGATGGACTTCGGGAAGAGCCAGCTCCGGATCATGTTCGACGTCTTCAACGTCACGGATTCGCGCAAGGCGATGATCTACGAGGACACCGTCGAGCTCACGGCCGGAGTGACCGATCCGGACTTCCTGAAACCGATCCAGTTCCAGGTGCCCCGGTCCTTCCGGCTCGCGGCCCGCTGGGAATTCTGA
- a CDS encoding lysyl oxidase family protein: MKRTVLLLAMALGGVIGSEAAPTPSECGPQLGCSDPRGCPNLRVDPRSLLSTFIQVWNFLPTDCAVVEGDVVAGTRRLISFESILPNIGPGDLAVGRPIDHLGLFEYQSCHDHYHLRGYAGYRLWTPAGYSDWIQLRAANPDVCSSDLLAAHPPVAREMIAGRKEGFCVVDVEEVCPAGRPYRYVDCDLNQGISVGWSDIYSAFTEGQWIDVTSTVPGTYVLEIEVNPLRLVTETNYLDNVAAKVVTIPAP; encoded by the coding sequence ATGAAACGTACGGTTCTTCTGCTCGCGATGGCGCTTGGCGGAGTGATCGGGTCGGAGGCCGCGCCCACCCCGAGCGAGTGCGGGCCGCAGCTGGGGTGCTCCGACCCGCGCGGCTGCCCCAACCTGCGCGTCGATCCCCGGAGCCTCCTGAGCACCTTCATCCAGGTCTGGAATTTCTTGCCGACCGACTGCGCCGTGGTTGAAGGGGACGTCGTCGCGGGAACGCGGCGGTTGATCAGCTTCGAGAGCATCCTGCCGAATATCGGGCCGGGGGACCTCGCAGTCGGCAGGCCGATCGATCACCTGGGGTTGTTCGAGTATCAGTCCTGCCATGATCATTACCACCTGCGCGGCTACGCGGGCTACCGGCTCTGGACGCCGGCCGGCTACTCCGATTGGATCCAGCTGCGGGCGGCCAATCCCGACGTCTGTTCCAGCGACTTGCTGGCCGCGCACCCTCCCGTGGCGAGGGAGATGATCGCCGGGCGGAAGGAGGGGTTCTGCGTCGTCGACGTCGAGGAGGTCTGTCCGGCGGGACGGCCGTACCGCTATGTTGACTGCGACCTGAACCAGGGGATCTCGGTCGGATGGTCCGACATCTACAGCGCGTTCACCGAAGGACAGTGGATCGACGTCACCAGTACCGTCCCGGGCACGTACGTCCTGGAGATCGAAGTGAACCCGCTGCGCCTCGTCACCGAGACGAACTACCTGGACAACGTCGCCGCGAAGGTCGTCACCATCCCGGCCCCTTGA
- a CDS encoding thrombospondin type 3 repeat-containing protein — MPIMTGTALRRTPVLTLSLALVLWPARASATAAPSGAGIVPLAPCVDTDVDFVCDSQDNCAGLPNPDQMDSDGDGLGDACDTCSDSDGDGVGDTCLAASDCGVDNCIAVPNVSQADTDADGVGDACDPCPFAPQNDADRDTVCEGLDNCPATYNPDQSDADGDGPGDACDNCPGIANLGQSDADRDLSGDACDNCPSLWNASQIESDGDGVGDACDNCAGAWNPDQKDGNGDGAGDACQPRLAISEIVQDGGTDLEVRLLAADPQDEPLSGTIEIRPGGVASLTLQDAGFPVMCGFGYHPDGVPGEGIAYVSGSTSNPLLFDLDAYGGCVDGQHDFELAFGMCGHTLTEFTDLVALSGLTLPAPFCLRRLGQEEPRYDLTVRRAEPGFMEAEIASGSPALRQSFVAGLPSVIDISALVPDAAYTLVIEAADGSTPPVRDQMIFWHQAETALVFAPAPQAVIAAPAGLECEAALSATAILDATSSAAPPAASGANSIASYEWFRNFGAPGQALLGTQAIQPAILPLGASRITLRVVDQQGSVDTAEATVTVNDTEAPTLSLGSVPSVLWPPNHRLAAVRPAWQVTDRCDPAPNVVLSEAGSSEPADAIGDEDGRTSVDVAGADLGTPDFALQFRAERSRTGPGRAYRLLYTAFDASGNAATAAVVTTVPLDDGRGPEPLQIRLLTDPAPGATRLDWDAVPGALAYDVIAGDTAALSVQGDRVDLGGVRVLARAWTGTSWSEDPAAPLPLAGQAFFYLVQYHDVSGRSGFGSESVFWEREPVSCVGGCP; from the coding sequence ATGCCGATTATGACGGGGACGGCCCTCCGGCGGACACCCGTTCTGACGCTGTCGCTGGCGCTGGTGCTGTGGCCGGCGCGAGCGTCCGCGACCGCGGCCCCCTCCGGGGCCGGAATCGTGCCCCTGGCGCCGTGCGTCGATACCGACGTCGATTTCGTCTGCGACAGCCAGGACAACTGCGCCGGACTCCCGAACCCCGACCAGATGGACAGCGATGGCGACGGCCTGGGGGACGCCTGCGACACGTGTTCCGATTCCGACGGAGACGGGGTGGGGGACACCTGCCTCGCCGCGAGCGACTGCGGCGTCGACAACTGCATCGCCGTTCCCAACGTCTCCCAGGCGGACACCGATGCCGACGGAGTGGGAGACGCCTGCGACCCGTGTCCGTTCGCTCCGCAAAACGACGCGGACCGCGACACGGTCTGCGAGGGGCTTGACAACTGTCCGGCGACGTACAACCCCGACCAGAGCGATGCGGATGGCGACGGACCGGGCGACGCGTGCGACAACTGTCCGGGGATCGCGAACCTCGGCCAGTCGGATGCGGACCGCGATCTCAGCGGCGACGCGTGCGACAACTGCCCGTCGTTGTGGAACGCGTCCCAGATCGAGTCCGATGGGGATGGGGTCGGGGACGCCTGCGACAACTGCGCCGGTGCGTGGAACCCGGATCAGAAGGACGGCAACGGCGACGGCGCGGGGGACGCCTGCCAGCCGCGGCTGGCCATCTCGGAGATCGTGCAGGATGGCGGCACCGATCTGGAGGTCAGGCTCCTGGCGGCCGATCCGCAGGACGAGCCTTTGAGCGGCACGATTGAAATACGCCCGGGCGGCGTCGCGTCGCTCACGCTGCAGGACGCGGGCTTCCCCGTGATGTGCGGCTTCGGCTACCACCCCGACGGCGTGCCCGGGGAGGGAATCGCCTATGTCTCCGGTTCGACGAGCAATCCGCTCCTGTTCGACCTGGATGCGTATGGGGGATGCGTCGACGGCCAGCACGATTTCGAGCTGGCGTTCGGGATGTGCGGCCATACCCTGACCGAGTTCACCGACCTGGTGGCTCTGAGCGGCCTGACGCTGCCGGCGCCGTTCTGCCTGCGCCGGCTGGGCCAGGAGGAGCCACGGTACGACCTCACCGTCCGGCGCGCGGAGCCGGGATTCATGGAGGCGGAGATCGCCTCGGGGAGTCCCGCCCTGCGACAATCGTTCGTCGCGGGATTGCCGTCCGTCATCGACATCTCGGCCCTCGTGCCGGACGCGGCCTACACTCTGGTGATCGAGGCGGCGGACGGATCCACGCCGCCGGTCCGGGATCAGATGATCTTCTGGCACCAGGCCGAGACGGCCCTGGTGTTCGCGCCCGCTCCGCAGGCGGTGATCGCGGCGCCGGCGGGCCTCGAATGCGAGGCCGCCCTTTCGGCCACCGCGATCCTGGATGCGACCTCCTCGGCGGCCCCGCCCGCGGCGTCCGGAGCCAACTCGATCGCGTCGTACGAGTGGTTCAGGAACTTTGGCGCTCCGGGCCAGGCGCTGCTCGGGACGCAGGCGATCCAGCCGGCCATCCTGCCGCTCGGCGCCAGCCGGATCACGCTGCGCGTCGTGGATCAGCAGGGGTCGGTCGACACGGCCGAAGCCACCGTGACCGTCAACGACACGGAGGCCCCGACGCTGAGCCTCGGCAGTGTTCCCTCGGTCCTCTGGCCTCCCAACCATCGGCTGGCCGCGGTGCGGCCGGCGTGGCAGGTGACCGACCGCTGCGACCCGGCTCCGAACGTGGTCCTGTCGGAGGCCGGGAGCAGCGAGCCGGCGGACGCGATCGGTGACGAGGACGGACGCACCAGCGTCGACGTCGCCGGCGCCGATTTGGGGACGCCGGACTTCGCGCTCCAATTCCGGGCGGAGCGTTCGCGCACCGGGCCCGGGCGCGCCTACCGTCTGCTCTACACGGCCTTCGACGCCTCGGGGAACGCCGCCACGGCGGCCGTCGTGACGACCGTCCCCCTGGACGACGGTCGCGGGCCCGAGCCTCTCCAGATTCGCCTGCTGACCGATCCCGCGCCCGGGGCCACGCGGCTGGACTGGGACGCCGTGCCGGGAGCGCTGGCGTACGACGTGATTGCCGGGGATACGGCCGCGCTTTCGGTGCAGGGGGACCGCGTCGACCTGGGAGGGGTCCGCGTCCTCGCGCGTGCTTGGACCGGCACGTCCTGGAGCGAGGATCCGGCGGCTCCCTTGCCGCTCGCCGGTCAGGCGTTCTTCTACCTGGTCCAGTATCACGATGTCTCGGGACGCAGCGGGTTCGGCAGCGAATCGGTGTTCTGGGAAAGGGAACCGGTGTCCTGCGTCGGAGGGTGCCCATGA
- a CDS encoding serine/threonine-protein kinase, producing MNPSGRVENGCAKYTTTSAGGNLFLRHPRQERSYRVDSTPNHAYHSEHMAAPSQLVGRALGRYQILEQIGEGGMGVVYRAHDGRLDREVALKALPTGSISDEAARKRFHREALTLSRLSHHRIATIFDFDSQEGVDFLVMELIPGITLDQKLALGRLPEPEFLPLGVQLADGLAAAHRSGVI from the coding sequence ATGAACCCATCGGGCCGAGTCGAAAATGGCTGCGCGAAGTATACGACCACATCGGCCGGTGGCAACCTGTTTCTGCGGCATCCGCGGCAGGAGCGGTCCTATCGCGTTGACTCCACCCCGAACCACGCCTACCATTCCGAACACATGGCCGCGCCATCCCAATTAGTAGGTCGTGCGCTTGGGCGATATCAGATCCTCGAGCAGATCGGCGAAGGCGGAATGGGTGTGGTCTATCGCGCCCATGATGGACGCCTGGATCGCGAAGTCGCTCTCAAAGCGCTTCCGACGGGTTCCATCAGCGATGAAGCTGCCCGCAAGCGGTTTCACAGGGAAGCCCTCACTCTCTCCAGACTGAGCCATCATCGCATCGCCACCATCTTTGATTTTGATTCGCAGGAGGGCGTGGACTTCCTGGTGATGGAGCTGATCCCTGGAATCACTCTGGACCAGAAGCTCGCACTCGGTCGGCTGCCGGAGCCGGAATTCCTTCCCCTCGGCGTGCAACTGGCCGACGGACTGGCGGCCGCTCACAGGAGCGGGGTCATCTGA
- a CDS encoding tetratricopeptide repeat protein, which translates to MTILDFGIARLLHPTSQAATIQTLTNDTAFRGTLPYAAPEQLSGNEADARSDIYSAGTILYEMATGRRPFAEAHTPSLLIDAILHQMPQPPRELNRHVSPELESIILKALDKQPERRYQSAEELVVDLQRLSIPAALRATPTRRARWHPWLLWPVGALVLLSIALLTWIVGGRHGRWPGFAGLSPPESLAVLPLANLSGDPNQEYFAQGMTEALITDLGKVGAFRVISRTSAAPDKNLDKPISQMVREWKVDAVVAGAVLQSGERVRITARLIDARTERQLWAETYERNLRDVLSLQDDVARAITEAIKGRLTPDTPPPAQRHVDPEAYRLFLQGQYYWNKRNKAGFEKAIDYYQQAIAKDPTDPLPYAAVANGYLHLSGYGLASAHEGLPKARAAALKAIDLDDNSPAAHEAMAEIDLQDWNFSEANREFRRALELDPNFAGAHQSFGIFVAMQGRLDEALIEARQSAQLDPIWFINTVYVGDIYRYMGQPDKAIEQYRQVLEMDPGFWQARGSLAFAYEQKQMYSEAYTELQKVMSEFPHTNALVALGQVYALWGKTADARRVIREVQETSKKEPVSDYWVATIHAALGERDEAFRLLENAYQDHSQWILFLGVDPRFANLRADPRFSDLLRRVGLVQPQRRHGEPEATP; encoded by the coding sequence CTGACCATCCTCGACTTCGGCATCGCCAGGCTGCTGCACCCCACGAGTCAGGCCGCCACAATCCAGACTCTGACCAACGACACGGCATTTCGAGGCACGCTCCCATATGCCGCGCCCGAGCAATTGAGCGGCAACGAGGCCGATGCGCGGAGCGACATTTACAGTGCGGGAACCATACTTTACGAAATGGCGACTGGTCGCCGACCCTTTGCGGAAGCGCACACTCCGTCCCTGTTGATCGATGCGATTCTGCATCAGATGCCTCAACCGCCCCGCGAGCTCAATCGTCACGTGTCGCCGGAGCTCGAGAGCATCATCTTGAAGGCCCTCGACAAGCAGCCAGAGCGGCGCTACCAATCGGCCGAAGAATTGGTCGTCGATTTGCAGCGATTGAGCATTCCCGCTGCGTTGCGGGCGACACCGACCCGGAGAGCTCGATGGCACCCCTGGTTGCTCTGGCCGGTCGGAGCGCTCGTCCTCCTATCCATTGCTCTCCTGACATGGATAGTGGGAGGCCGGCACGGGCGCTGGCCTGGGTTCGCCGGCCTCTCGCCCCCCGAGTCTCTGGCCGTGTTGCCCCTTGCGAATCTTTCCGGTGATCCGAACCAGGAGTACTTCGCCCAGGGCATGACCGAGGCCTTGATCACCGATTTGGGAAAGGTCGGTGCATTCCGGGTCATTTCACGAACTTCGGCAGCGCCGGACAAGAACCTCGACAAGCCCATCTCCCAGATGGTCCGCGAGTGGAAGGTCGATGCCGTGGTCGCGGGCGCGGTGCTTCAATCTGGCGAGCGCGTACGCATCACCGCACGATTGATCGACGCGCGTACAGAGCGTCAGCTCTGGGCCGAGACCTATGAACGAAACCTGCGCGATGTACTCTCGCTGCAGGACGATGTGGCGCGGGCCATCACCGAAGCAATCAAAGGACGGCTGACACCGGACACTCCCCCACCCGCCCAGCGGCACGTCGACCCGGAGGCCTACCGCTTGTTTCTTCAAGGCCAGTATTATTGGAACAAGCGTAACAAGGCTGGCTTTGAGAAGGCGATCGACTATTACCAGCAGGCGATCGCCAAGGACCCGACAGACCCCTTGCCGTACGCCGCGGTGGCGAATGGCTATCTTCATTTGAGCGGCTACGGCCTCGCTTCGGCCCACGAGGGGCTGCCAAAGGCGAGGGCCGCGGCCTTGAAGGCGATCGACCTCGATGACAACTCGCCCGCGGCTCATGAGGCCATGGCAGAGATTGACCTGCAGGACTGGAACTTCTCGGAAGCCAACAGGGAGTTCCGACGAGCCCTGGAGCTGGACCCGAACTTCGCTGGAGCGCATCAATCATTCGGCATATTCGTGGCGATGCAGGGACGTCTCGACGAGGCGTTGATCGAGGCGAGGCAATCCGCGCAACTGGACCCGATCTGGTTCATCAACACTGTCTATGTCGGCGACATCTATCGCTACATGGGACAACCGGACAAAGCCATTGAGCAGTACCGGCAGGTCCTTGAAATGGATCCCGGTTTCTGGCAGGCCCGTGGTTCACTGGCGTTCGCGTATGAGCAGAAGCAGATGTACTCGGAAGCCTATACTGAATTGCAGAAGGTGATGAGCGAATTTCCCCATACCAATGCCCTCGTGGCACTGGGTCAGGTCTATGCGCTCTGGGGCAAGACTGCAGACGCCCGGAGAGTCATTCGTGAGGTTCAAGAGACATCAAAGAAGGAGCCCGTGTCAGATTACTGGGTCGCGACCATCCACGCTGCTTTGGGCGAAAGAGATGAGGCGTTTCGCCTCCTGGAGAACGCGTACCAGGACCATTCTCAGTGGATTCTCTTTCTTGGAGTCGACCCTCGATTTGCGAACTTGCGCGCGGACCCTCGTTTTTCGGACCTGCTTCGCCGCGTAGGGCTGGTCCAGCCGCAACGCCGGCACGGAGAGCCAGAAGCCACCCCCTGA
- a CDS encoding cyanophycinase — translation MTLRVVRTAFGVACLSLLVSLPGFAAPQSWNYFVVGNPADVVTPTSGLLVLQGGGTDVDENFVRMGQRSGGGDFVVIRAFGTDAYNPYIFDLCHCDSVATIVFKNRNNSFDPFVIDTIRNAEALFIAGGDQSYYVDFWKGTPVEDAIHHVAAKPAPIGGTSAGMAVMSEFVYGALSASSLTSAEGLANPFHRDLTLVRDFLHLPKLGGIITDQHLQERDRMGRTIAFLARLVNDGWTTEGRAIAADRETSLHLDPANGTAEVLATPTHPTPFVYFLRTPGPPEVCQPKTPLTYRNIAVYRIGPGDSFDVDTWSGHGGISYTLTAEAGALSSSRGDIY, via the coding sequence ATGACGCTCAGGGTCGTCCGGACCGCCTTCGGAGTAGCCTGCCTTTCATTGCTCGTGTCCCTTCCCGGCTTCGCCGCTCCCCAGAGCTGGAACTATTTCGTCGTGGGCAATCCTGCCGACGTGGTCACGCCGACCAGCGGCCTGCTCGTGCTGCAGGGCGGCGGCACCGACGTCGACGAAAACTTCGTGCGCATGGGCCAGCGGTCCGGCGGCGGAGACTTCGTCGTGATCCGCGCCTTCGGCACCGACGCCTACAACCCATACATCTTCGACCTGTGCCACTGCGACTCGGTCGCGACGATCGTCTTCAAGAACCGCAACAATTCGTTCGATCCGTTCGTCATCGACACCATCCGCAACGCCGAGGCGCTGTTCATCGCGGGCGGGGACCAGTCGTACTACGTCGACTTCTGGAAGGGGACGCCGGTGGAGGACGCCATTCACCACGTCGCCGCGAAGCCGGCGCCGATCGGTGGCACCAGCGCTGGGATGGCGGTGATGAGCGAATTCGTCTACGGCGCCTTGAGCGCCAGCAGCCTGACCTCGGCCGAAGGGCTGGCGAACCCGTTCCACCGCGACCTGACTCTGGTCCGCGATTTCCTCCATCTGCCGAAGCTGGGCGGCATCATCACGGATCAGCACCTGCAGGAGAGAGACCGGATGGGACGCACGATCGCCTTCCTGGCCCGGCTCGTGAACGACGGCTGGACCACGGAGGGGCGCGCCATCGCCGCCGATCGCGAGACGTCGCTTCACCTCGATCCGGCGAACGGGACGGCCGAAGTGCTGGCCACTCCCACCCACCCGACGCCGTTCGTCTATTTCCTGCGGACGCCCGGCCCGCCCGAGGTGTGCCAGCCGAAGACGCCACTGACGTACCGGAACATCGCAGTCTACCGCATCGGCCCGGGCGACAGTTTCGACGTCGACACATGGTCCGGCCACGGCGGAATCAGCTACACCCTGACCGCTGAAGCGGGCGCGCTCAGCTCGTCGCGCGGCGACATCTATTGA